The sequence below is a genomic window from Streptomyces sp. NBC_00289.
GGCGTTGACGTACCAGTTTCCCGCGTGCCAGGCCACGTCCCTGGCCTTCACATGCTGGGCGATGTGACCGTCCGTGGAGCGCAGCGTGTAGTTCCACGACACATAGGTGGGGTCCTGCACCAGGTTGAGGACGCCGTTCCAGGCGCCCTCCGTGTCGTGGACCACGATGTACCTGATGCTCTGCGAGGCGGGACGGTCGCCGAGGTCGTGGTTGCCGTAGTCGCCGTCCCCGAACTCCTCGTACGGTGCCGGGATCCACTCGCAGGACACCGACGAGGGGCACTCGGTGTCCCCGGCCCTGGGGGTCCGCAGTCCCGTCCGCCGCAGCTGGGAGGTATCGGGGGCCAGTCCCGGCTGTGCGGCCAGGGCGACCCGCTGCCCCGTGTCCGTGACGCGTGTCTCGCCGGAGCGCAATACCGTGTACACGTCGTCGGCGTACGCCGCAGCGGTCGCGCTGTCGTCGGCGCCCGAGAACCGGGCCACCGCGCCGTACCAGTCCGCCGGGTCCTCGCTCGTCGGCTCACCCAGGTCCTTCTGGGCGGCCGCCAGCAGCGCGGCACCGCCGGCCAGGTTGGCGGCGGGATCGGTGCGCAGGGACTCGGGGCTCAGCCCGGTCAGTTCGGCGGCCTTCGGCAGGGTCGTGAGGCGGGCGGGCAGTTCGGAGCTCGCCGGGATCTCCGTGACGGGGTGCAGGGGCGCGCGGGCACTGTCGCCACGGGCGTCCTCCGTGGCCTCGCTGTGGTGCGGGGCCTCGGCGAGCGCGGTGCGGGCGTCGGTGAGGTGCATCGGCCCGTAGCCGCCGGTGACGCTCGGCGCGCCGGCGTGGGTGTCCCAGCGGGACTGCAGATAGGAGACGCCGAGCAGGACGCTCTGCGGGACGTGGTACTCGGCGGCCGCGGCGGCGAACGCCGGCTGAAGCCCGCCGGCGGAAGTCAGGGCGCCGGAGGGGGCGGCGCCGGAGGGGGCGGCGCCGAGCAGCGGCAGCAGCAGGGCGGCCGTCGCGAGAGCGCCGGCGGTGGTGCGGGCGCGTCTGTGACCGGGGGTGCGCCGGGGGTCGGGAACGGATCCTCGCAATGCGGCCTCCTGGGACGGTCGAGCGTGACGGGGCGTGCGGAGCCGAGCGGTGGGTCAGTGCTATCGGCTTACCGACGATCCGTCAATCATGCCCAGAGGCAGACGATTTCCCATGTCAAGGCGGGCGCGGAGGAGTTTCGTGGCGGCGGCTTCCGGGCCTGCGCGGCGTCAGTGGCGTACACCAGTGGCTGCCCGTCGGGGTGTTCCGCCGGACACGTACGAAGGCCCGCGGTGCGCCGTTCTCACGGACACACCGCGGGCCTTGCCCCCTTCAGCGAGTGCCGACCGCCGCGCGTACGGCCCGGCGGGCCAGCTGGCAGTCGTCGTGCAGCCGCCGCAGCAGCAGCCGCTGCTCCTCGCCGGACGGCGCAGCACCCGGCTGGGCCGTTCCCGGTGCCGCCGGGGTCATGTCGTGCATCGAACGCTGCACGGCCGTCTCGTAGGTGCGGATCTCGCGGGTCAGGACCAGCATCAGGTTCACCAGGAACGCGTCACGCGAAGCCGGGCCCGCCGACTGGGCGATCTGACTGATCTGGCGCCGGGCCACCGGGGCGTCCCCGAGGACCGACCACAGCGTCGCCAGGTCGTAGCCCGGCAGGTACCAGCCCGCGTGCTCCCAGTCCACCAGCACTGGACCGGCCGGTGAGAGAAGGATGTTCGAGAGCAGTGCGTCGCCGTGGCAGAACTGGCCCATGCCCTGCCGGCCCGCCGAGTGCGCGATGCCGTGCAGGAGCTTTTGCAGGTCACCCATGTCCCGGTCGGTGAGCAGTCCCAGTTCGTGGTAGCGGGAGATGCGGGCCGCGTAGTCCAGGGGGGCGTCGAAGGTGCCGGCCGGCGGACGCCAGGCGTTCAGCCGGCAGATCGCACCGAGTGCCGCTCTGATGTCCGCGCGCGGCGGCGTCTCGGCCGGGTGCCGCTGCAACGCCGCCACCCGTCCCGGCATCCGCTCGATGACGAGGGTGCAGTTGTCCGGATCCGCCGCGATCAGCCGGGGCGCCCGCACGGGCGGGCGGTGCCGGACGAACGAGCGGTATGCAGCTATCTCGTGCCGGATGCGCTCGGCCCAGGCGGGGGAGTGGTCCAGTAAACACTTGGCGACAGCCGTGCTGCGTCCCGTCGTCCCGACCAGGAGCACGGAGCGTCCGCTGCGGCGCAGCACCTGCACCGGGGCGAACTCCGGACAGATCCGGTGCACCGACGCGATCGCCGTACGCAGTTGGGCGCCCTGTGGGCCGGACAGGTCGAGTCTCCCGCTGAGCGGTTGGGTGCCGAGCCCCGGCACGCGCCGCGTCCGGCCGGCGCCACCGAGTACGGGGGCGGCCGGACGTGCGGGGTCGAGATAGGGGCCGCCGCCACCCGGGCGGGGGTGCAGCGGCCGGGGCGGGGCGGACACGGAGGACGATGCTGTGTACATGGGCGAGACAGATCCCTTCGTGTGCCTGCGACGTCATGCGCTGCCCGGCCCGGTCTCCCCGGTACACCCTGGGGAGTGTCCCTCGGCGACCGGGTCGGGGTGGCGCGTTCCTACCTGACACCCGTTGCCCAGTGGCACACCATCTGGCGCACCCTGGCGAACCCTGGCGAATAGTCG
It includes:
- a CDS encoding N-acetylmuramoyl-L-alanine amidase translates to MRGSVPDPRRTPGHRRARTTAGALATAALLLPLLGAAPSGAAPSGALTSAGGLQPAFAAAAAEYHVPQSVLLGVSYLQSRWDTHAGAPSVTGGYGPMHLTDARTALAEAPHHSEATEDARGDSARAPLHPVTEIPASSELPARLTTLPKAAELTGLSPESLRTDPAANLAGGAALLAAAQKDLGEPTSEDPADWYGAVARFSGADDSATAAAYADDVYTVLRSGETRVTDTGQRVALAAQPGLAPDTSQLRRTGLRTPRAGDTECPSSVSCEWIPAPYEEFGDGDYGNHDLGDRPASQSIRYIVVHDTEGAWNGVLNLVQDPTYVSWNYTLRSTDGHIAQHVKARDVAWHAGNWYVNAKSIGLEHEGFLANPDAWYTEAMYRSSARLVKYLAKRYGIPLDRQHILGHDTVPGPTTSTVPGMHTDPGPYWDWRHYFELLGRPIKASAGKKGGLVTIRPDYAGNQPVYTGCATAGVPCAAHGSGEVRLYSGPGDTYPLIKDIGLGTTPTTGVNDLSSRVSTGQQYAVADRDGDWTAIWYLGQKAWFENPAAAPTAVRATGLVVTPKDGLASVPVYGRAYPEASAYPAGVPVQAVSPLPYKLLEGQRYAVGDELPGEYYYAVTFGTDSHQVVIGQDRYYEIQFGHRVAFVRAADVRAVPSAG
- a CDS encoding aminoglycoside phosphotransferase family protein produces the protein MYTASSSVSAPPRPLHPRPGGGGPYLDPARPAAPVLGGAGRTRRVPGLGTQPLSGRLDLSGPQGAQLRTAIASVHRICPEFAPVQVLRRSGRSVLLVGTTGRSTAVAKCLLDHSPAWAERIRHEIAAYRSFVRHRPPVRAPRLIAADPDNCTLVIERMPGRVAALQRHPAETPPRADIRAALGAICRLNAWRPPAGTFDAPLDYAARISRYHELGLLTDRDMGDLQKLLHGIAHSAGRQGMGQFCHGDALLSNILLSPAGPVLVDWEHAGWYLPGYDLATLWSVLGDAPVARRQISQIAQSAGPASRDAFLVNLMLVLTREIRTYETAVQRSMHDMTPAAPGTAQPGAAPSGEEQRLLLRRLHDDCQLARRAVRAAVGTR